The following are encoded together in the Actinobacillus lignieresii genome:
- the rph gene encoding ribonuclease PH, producing MRPNNRELNQVRPVKITRHYTRYAEGSVLVEFGETKVLCNATVEETVPRFLKGQQQGWVTAEYGMLPRSTHSRMQREAAKGKQGGRTMEIQRLIARSLRAVVDLKALGERTVTVDCDVIQADGGTRTAAITGACVALHDAMSKLVADGVLKENPMKGLVAAISVGIVDGNAVCDLEYIEDSNAETDMNVVMVEDGRLVEVQGTAEGEPFSHMELLQLLDLAHQGINQLLDAQRKALGL from the coding sequence ATGCGCCCAAATAATCGTGAACTGAATCAAGTTCGTCCGGTAAAAATTACTCGTCACTATACTCGTTATGCGGAAGGCTCCGTTTTAGTTGAATTCGGCGAAACCAAAGTTTTATGTAATGCCACCGTGGAAGAAACGGTTCCTCGCTTTTTAAAAGGTCAGCAGCAAGGCTGGGTAACCGCCGAATACGGTATGTTGCCACGTTCAACCCACAGCCGTATGCAACGTGAAGCGGCAAAAGGCAAACAAGGCGGCAGAACCATGGAGATTCAACGTCTTATCGCACGCTCATTACGCGCAGTAGTCGATTTAAAAGCCCTTGGCGAACGTACTGTTACGGTGGATTGTGATGTGATTCAAGCGGACGGTGGCACTCGTACGGCGGCAATTACCGGTGCGTGCGTGGCTTTACACGATGCGATGAGCAAATTAGTCGCTGACGGCGTACTTAAAGAAAATCCGATGAAAGGCTTAGTGGCGGCAATTTCCGTCGGTATTGTGGACGGTAATGCGGTATGTGATTTGGAATATATTGAAGATTCAAATGCCGAAACGGATATGAACGTGGTAATGGTCGAAGACGGCAGATTAGTTGAAGTGCAAGGTACCGCCGAAGGCGAACCGTTCTCCCACATGGAATTATTACAATTACTCGACCTTGCTCATCAAGGAATCAATCAATTGTTAGATGCTCAACGTAAAGCGTTAGGCCTATAA
- the aldA gene encoding aldehyde dehydrogenase, translating into MKIIRSFINGKFVSNLTGTYVDVLNPATEEVIAREVQSSAADVEAALSAARAAQLSWERLPAVERGVYLHKIADGIRQRADELTNVIVAEGGKTKDLARIEVMFTADYLDYQAEWARRYEGEIIQSDRPRENILLFKRPLGVIGGILPWNFPFFLIARKAGPALVTGNTIVIKPSSLTPINCEIFCEIVESVGLPAGVFNVVNGGVEVGQALASSKNVDMVSLTGSVGAGRAVMEAAAKNITKVSLELGGKAPAIVLKDADLDLAVKSIIASRVGNSGQICNCAERVYVHNSVKDAFIEKVVEAMKAVRYGNPAEADSGSIEMGPLIEERAVERVKEKVERAIDQGARLVCGGKRAESKGFYFEPTVLVDIKNDMDIMHEETFGPVLPIMGFDTLDEVLALANDSEYGLTSSVYTTNLNEAFYVTRRLQFGETYINRENFEAMQGFHAGWKKSGLGGADGKHGLEEFLQTQVVYLETDI; encoded by the coding sequence ATGAAAATTATCCGTTCCTTTATTAATGGTAAGTTTGTCAGCAACTTAACAGGCACTTATGTTGATGTATTAAATCCGGCAACCGAAGAAGTGATTGCAAGAGAAGTACAATCTTCTGCCGCAGATGTTGAGGCGGCTTTAAGTGCGGCTCGTGCGGCACAGCTAAGTTGGGAACGGTTACCGGCGGTGGAAAGAGGCGTATATTTACATAAAATCGCCGACGGTATTCGCCAACGCGCCGATGAACTCACTAATGTGATTGTGGCTGAAGGCGGAAAAACGAAAGACCTTGCTCGTATTGAAGTGATGTTTACCGCAGATTACTTAGATTATCAAGCGGAATGGGCTCGTCGTTACGAAGGCGAAATTATTCAAAGCGATAGACCGAGAGAAAATATCTTATTATTTAAACGTCCTTTAGGGGTTATCGGCGGTATTTTACCTTGGAACTTCCCTTTCTTTTTGATTGCACGTAAAGCGGGACCGGCATTAGTTACCGGTAATACTATTGTGATTAAACCGAGCAGCTTAACACCGATTAACTGTGAAATTTTCTGTGAAATCGTAGAGAGCGTAGGTTTACCGGCAGGTGTATTCAACGTCGTGAACGGCGGTGTTGAAGTCGGTCAAGCATTGGCGAGCAGCAAAAATGTCGATATGGTCAGTTTAACCGGTTCGGTCGGTGCAGGACGTGCGGTAATGGAAGCGGCGGCGAAAAATATTACCAAAGTTTCGCTTGAATTAGGCGGTAAAGCGCCGGCAATTGTCTTGAAAGATGCCGATTTAGATTTGGCGGTAAAATCGATTATTGCTTCAAGAGTGGGTAACTCAGGTCAAATTTGTAACTGTGCCGAACGAGTTTATGTACATAACAGTGTTAAAGATGCTTTTATTGAGAAAGTGGTTGAAGCAATGAAAGCGGTACGTTATGGCAATCCGGCGGAAGCGGATAGCGGTAGTATCGAAATGGGACCGTTAATTGAAGAAAGAGCGGTAGAACGAGTTAAAGAAAAAGTGGAACGAGCAATCGATCAAGGTGCGAGATTAGTCTGTGGCGGTAAACGTGCGGAAAGTAAAGGTTTCTACTTTGAACCGACGGTTTTAGTCGATATCAAAAATGATATGGATATTATGCACGAGGAAACCTTCGGTCCGGTTTTACCGATTATGGGATTCGATACGCTTGATGAAGTTCTGGCATTAGCGAATGATAGTGAATACGGCTTAACCAGTTCCGTTTATACCACCAATTTAAACGAAGCGTTTTATGTGACACGTCGTTTACAGTTCGGTGAAACTTATATCAACCGTGAAAACTTTGAAGCAATGCAAGGTTTCCATGCGGGCTGGAAGAAATCGGGCTTAGGCGGAGCCGACGGAAAACACGGCTTGGAAGAATTCTTACAAACACAAGTGGTCTATTTAGAAACCGACATCTAG
- a CDS encoding YicC/YloC family endoribonuclease, which yields MIYSMTAFAHLEMKKEWGNAVWEIRSVNQRFLETYFRLPEQFRNLEMTLRERLRASLTRGKVECSLRIELSNNQNSELALNKAYAEKVISSLQTLRGIAGEGEINLVDILRYPGVVDAQTQDLDQIGQDLLAGFEQILADFIAMRGREGTNLQALIQQRLDTIAEIATKVQAQMPEILQWQKDKLQQRFDELNLQLDPQRLEQEMVLTAQRVDVAEELDRLQLHVKETTNVLKKGGAVGRKLDFMMQELNRESNTLASKSINADVTNSAVELKVLIEQMREQIQNLE from the coding sequence ATGATTTATAGTATGACCGCTTTCGCCCATTTAGAAATGAAAAAAGAGTGGGGTAATGCAGTGTGGGAAATTCGCTCGGTGAATCAACGTTTTTTAGAGACCTATTTTCGTTTACCTGAGCAATTCCGTAATTTAGAAATGACCTTACGCGAGCGTTTACGTGCATCACTTACACGCGGAAAAGTAGAATGTAGTTTACGTATCGAATTAAGTAATAACCAAAATAGTGAATTGGCATTAAATAAAGCGTATGCGGAAAAGGTAATCAGCTCGTTACAAACCTTGCGAGGCATTGCCGGTGAGGGTGAGATCAACTTAGTGGATATTTTACGTTATCCGGGGGTGGTCGATGCTCAAACACAAGATTTGGATCAAATTGGGCAAGACCTGTTAGCCGGTTTCGAACAAATTTTAGCGGACTTTATTGCGATGCGTGGTCGTGAAGGCACGAATTTACAGGCGTTGATCCAACAACGCTTAGACACGATTGCCGAGATCGCAACCAAAGTGCAGGCGCAAATGCCGGAAATTCTGCAATGGCAGAAAGATAAATTACAACAACGGTTTGATGAGCTGAATTTACAATTAGACCCGCAACGTTTAGAGCAAGAAATGGTATTAACCGCACAGCGTGTTGATGTGGCGGAAGAATTAGACCGCTTACAATTACACGTGAAAGAAACGACTAACGTCTTGAAAAAAGGCGGAGCGGTAGGTCGTAAATTGGACTTTATGATGCAAGAACTAAATCGTGAATCCAATACGTTGGCATCAAAATCCATTAATGCGGACGTAACCAATTCAGCGGTTGAATTAAAAGTGTTAATCGAACAAATGCGTGAGCAAATTCAGAATTTAGAGTAG
- a CDS encoding folate-binding protein, which produces MTCECSKISNSHPDLCVQLSQYRLIEIAGVDAEKYLQGQLTCDVAKLAEGEHTLTCHCDPKGKMSALIRLYRQTADKFIAMIHADLLPEALNQLKKYAVFSKVTFTELDTPIYGVTSGEILAKLCENTIALVIPQGQKRAIVWGEALETNADSQLWDLIDIQDGIPMLLKANQFELIPQATNLQAVENAISFTKGCYIGQETVARAKYRGANKRAMFTLVGKFEGEVSLPEIGGSVEMQLGENWRATGTILSRVAYQNKLWLQVVMNNDVEADSAFRINGISLAICDLPYSFKDA; this is translated from the coding sequence ATGACGTGTGAATGTAGCAAAATCAGTAATAGTCACCCGGATCTCTGCGTGCAACTTTCTCAGTATCGTTTAATTGAAATTGCAGGTGTGGATGCTGAGAAATATCTTCAAGGACAATTAACCTGTGATGTAGCGAAATTGGCAGAGGGAGAACATACCTTAACTTGCCATTGTGATCCGAAGGGCAAAATGAGTGCATTAATCCGTTTATATCGTCAAACGGCAGATAAATTTATCGCCATGATTCATGCGGATTTATTACCGGAAGCGCTTAACCAACTAAAAAAATATGCGGTGTTTTCTAAGGTTACTTTCACTGAGCTGGATACGCCGATTTATGGGGTAACAAGCGGTGAGATTTTGGCAAAACTTTGCGAAAATACGATCGCTTTAGTCATTCCGCAAGGGCAAAAACGTGCAATTGTTTGGGGCGAAGCGCTAGAAACCAATGCCGATAGCCAATTGTGGGATTTAATCGACATTCAAGACGGGATTCCGATGTTGCTAAAAGCGAATCAATTTGAATTGATTCCGCAGGCAACCAATTTACAAGCGGTCGAAAATGCGATTTCTTTTACTAAAGGCTGTTATATAGGGCAAGAAACGGTCGCTCGAGCAAAATATCGTGGTGCGAATAAGCGAGCAATGTTTACTTTAGTCGGTAAATTTGAAGGCGAGGTGAGCTTACCGGAGATTGGCGGCTCGGTCGAAATGCAGCTCGGTGAGAATTGGCGTGCAACCGGTACAATCTTAAGCCGTGTGGCATATCAAAATAAACTTTGGCTGCAAGTGGTAATGAATAATGATGTTGAAGCGGATAGTGCATTTAGAATCAACGGCATTTCATTAGCGATTTGTGATTTGCCTTACAGCTTTAAAGACGCATAA
- a CDS encoding YfhL family 4Fe-4S dicluster ferredoxin produces the protein MALLITHKCTNCDMCLPECPNEAISIGDDVYVIDPVLCTECVGHYEKPTCQKVCPITNCIIPDPEHQETQEELWERFVMIHHPDKI, from the coding sequence ATGGCTTTACTGATTACCCACAAATGTACCAACTGTGATATGTGCTTACCCGAATGTCCGAATGAAGCGATTTCAATCGGCGATGATGTGTATGTGATTGATCCGGTGCTATGTACCGAATGTGTCGGACATTATGAAAAGCCGACCTGTCAAAAAGTTTGCCCGATTACCAACTGTATTATTCCGGATCCGGAACATCAAGAAACGCAAGAAGAGTTATGGGAAAGATTTGTGATGATTCATCACCCGGACAAGATATAA
- a CDS encoding response regulator gives MTEAYKILLIDDHPLMRQGIRQILELEDNFVIVGEASNGTDGISIALDTNPDLIILDLNMKGISGLDTLRALRKHGIDSRIVVLTVSDEQSDVFALMDAGVDGYLLKDSDTAELVENIRKAAQGETVLSESVKQHLLERRPENDPLSVLTDRERDVLQWIATGMSNKQIASQLFISEETVKVHIRNLLRKLNVHSRVAATVLYLEQQKG, from the coding sequence ATGACCGAAGCTTATAAAATACTTTTAATTGACGATCATCCTTTAATGCGTCAGGGAATTAGACAAATTTTAGAATTAGAAGATAACTTTGTTATCGTGGGTGAAGCAAGTAATGGCACGGACGGCATTAGTATCGCCTTAGATACAAACCCTGATTTAATTATCTTAGATTTAAATATGAAAGGAATTTCCGGTTTGGATACATTACGTGCATTAAGAAAGCACGGCATTGATAGCCGTATTGTCGTCTTAACCGTTTCGGACGAACAATCCGACGTATTCGCTTTAATGGACGCCGGTGTGGACGGTTATTTATTAAAAGACAGCGATACCGCAGAATTAGTCGAAAACATTCGCAAGGCGGCACAGGGCGAAACCGTATTAAGCGAAAGCGTTAAACAACATCTATTAGAACGCCGTCCGGAGAATGATCCGTTAAGCGTCTTGACTGATCGCGAGCGTGATGTTTTACAATGGATTGCGACCGGTATGTCGAATAAACAGATTGCCAGCCAATTATTTATTTCGGAAGAAACCGTTAAAGTACATATTCGTAACTTATTACGCAAATTAAATGTTCACTCTCGTGTCGCGGCTACCGTACTTTATCTCGAGCAACAAAAGGGTTAA